One window of the Natrinema sp. HArc-T2 genome contains the following:
- a CDS encoding NRAMP family divalent metal transporter → MATEQRSVERGRIGTALERLGPTWLAGAIAAGPATMGSLLVAGASFGYALLWVVVCSAVLGALGQYLAMRLGLLTEDGIVSVVDRHLGSTWAWVLVVDVVLAAGLAQVIIMKTLAEVSATIVASAGIGVAVLADPRFWGITWAVILALGLAGGGYRVAEIGAKVLVSMVVVTFVAAAFVVPIDPAAAAGGLVPAIPAGVNGALVAAGILGGAVHITLLTMQSYTMRARGWTVRDADTAVVDIVSSMLGAFGVFSLAVFLVAASVLPAAGVDPATIDGISAAQTLGPVAGEYATWVFLAGLLGAAVSTLGGNTIVPPYLLADKLGWERSTDDSRYRAAVAAVALISAVGAFVGGAFFQLLVLTLAFGLVGTPFAIAVILVLLNDPDVVPTTNSTVANLGGLVLFAVAAVLAGEFVRGELETITDPLSAFVVAFAVAMALALLGLAGRYVRDRVSTA, encoded by the coding sequence ATGGCAACCGAACAGCGGTCTGTAGAGCGTGGACGGATCGGAACGGCGCTCGAGCGACTCGGCCCGACGTGGCTCGCCGGTGCGATCGCGGCGGGCCCGGCGACGATGGGCAGCCTGCTGGTCGCGGGCGCGAGCTTTGGCTACGCCCTGCTGTGGGTCGTCGTCTGCTCGGCGGTGTTGGGTGCTCTCGGCCAGTATCTCGCCATGCGGCTGGGGCTGCTCACGGAGGACGGAATCGTCTCGGTCGTCGACCGCCATCTGGGATCGACCTGGGCCTGGGTGCTCGTGGTCGATGTCGTGTTGGCCGCCGGCTTGGCGCAGGTGATCATCATGAAGACGCTAGCCGAGGTCAGCGCGACGATCGTCGCGAGTGCGGGTATCGGGGTCGCCGTCCTAGCCGATCCGCGTTTCTGGGGAATTACGTGGGCCGTGATCCTCGCGCTCGGACTCGCCGGCGGGGGCTACCGCGTCGCGGAGATCGGCGCCAAGGTGCTCGTCTCGATGGTCGTCGTCACGTTCGTTGCAGCCGCGTTCGTCGTCCCGATCGACCCCGCTGCGGCGGCGGGGGGACTGGTCCCGGCGATTCCTGCAGGTGTCAATGGTGCGCTCGTTGCCGCGGGCATCCTTGGCGGTGCGGTCCACATCACGCTGTTGACGATGCAAAGCTACACGATGCGCGCCCGCGGCTGGACCGTCCGTGACGCCGACACCGCGGTCGTCGATATCGTGAGTTCGATGCTGGGTGCGTTCGGCGTTTTCAGCCTCGCGGTCTTTCTGGTCGCGGCGAGCGTGCTCCCGGCAGCCGGCGTCGATCCCGCGACCATCGACGGCATCAGCGCCGCCCAGACCCTCGGCCCGGTCGCCGGCGAATATGCCACCTGGGTGTTCCTCGCGGGCCTGCTCGGTGCCGCGGTCTCGACGCTCGGTGGGAATACGATCGTCCCGCCGTACCTGCTCGCCGACAAACTCGGCTGGGAGCGATCGACCGACGACAGCCGGTATCGCGCCGCCGTCGCCGCCGTTGCGCTCATCTCCGCCGTCGGAGCGTTCGTTGGCGGTGCGTTCTTCCAGTTACTCGTGCTCACGCTGGCCTTTGGCCTCGTCGGCACCCCCTTCGCTATCGCCGTCATCCTCGTGCTCCTGAACGACCCCGATGTCGTCCCGACGACGAACTCGACCGTGGCAAACCTTGGCGGCCTCGTGCTCTTTGCCGTCGCCGCCGTCCTCGCGGGCGAGTTCGTCCGCGGGGAACTCGAGACGATCACCGACCCGCTCTCGGCGTTCGTCGTTGCCTTTGCGGTCGCAATGGCCCTGGCACTGCTTGGCCTGGCCGGACGGTACGTTCGGGACCGCGTCAGCACTGCTTGA
- a CDS encoding zinc ribbon domain-containing protein — protein MTTPEQLYAAVVIGLLLAAIGISIPVLKGIYRDGLERQSERRSNDVEAETAISEPTVSDDATADRRRLPCQQCGMENDSAFTYCRNCLTPL, from the coding sequence ATGACCACTCCCGAACAACTCTACGCCGCAGTGGTCATCGGGCTCTTACTCGCTGCGATCGGGATCAGTATCCCGGTGCTCAAAGGGATTTATCGGGACGGCCTCGAGCGACAGTCCGAGAGGCGAAGCAACGATGTCGAGGCGGAGACGGCGATATCAGAGCCAACGGTGTCCGACGACGCCACGGCAGACCGAAGGCGACTCCCGTGTCAGCAGTGCGGCATGGAAAACGATTCCGCGTTTACGTACTGCCGAAATTGTCTCACACCGCTGTGA
- the icd gene encoding isocitrate dehydrogenase (NADP(+)), with the protein MSYDKIEVPEDGEQITLKEGTEDELEVPDNPIIPIIYGDGVGSDVGPAAQKVLEAAAEATGRDINWMRLYAGESAREKYDENLPAETVEAIKEHRVAIKGPLTTPVGAGFRSLNVGLRKKLDLYANVRPTYHLDGVPSPVKEPGQMDMITFRENTEDVYAGIEWEAGTDEVQEVKEFVEDEMGATGVIHDGPVGIGVKPITEFGTKRLVREAIDYALENDRDSVTLVHKGNIMKFTEGQFRDWGYEVAEEEYGDEVITEDTLWEEKDGEAPDDAVVVNDRIADNMLQQILTRTDEYDVVATMNLNGDYMSDACGAQIGGLGIAPGANFGEGLMLAEPVHGSAPKYEGQDKVNPTAMILSGRMMLEYMGWDDAADLVRDAVEETISSGKVTYDLERQLEDAEKLATSEFAEEVVNNIEKLA; encoded by the coding sequence ATGAGCTACGACAAGATCGAGGTCCCCGAGGACGGGGAACAGATCACGCTGAAGGAAGGAACCGAGGACGAGCTCGAGGTGCCGGACAACCCGATCATCCCGATCATCTACGGTGACGGTGTCGGAAGCGACGTCGGCCCCGCCGCACAGAAAGTGCTCGAGGCTGCCGCAGAGGCGACCGGTCGCGACATCAACTGGATGCGACTGTACGCCGGCGAGTCCGCTCGCGAGAAATACGACGAGAACCTGCCCGCCGAGACCGTCGAGGCGATCAAGGAACACCGCGTCGCCATCAAAGGCCCACTGACGACGCCCGTCGGTGCCGGCTTCCGCTCGCTGAACGTCGGCCTGCGCAAGAAACTCGACCTCTACGCGAACGTCCGCCCGACCTATCACCTCGACGGCGTCCCGTCGCCCGTCAAGGAGCCAGGTCAGATGGACATGATCACCTTCCGTGAGAACACCGAAGACGTCTACGCCGGCATCGAGTGGGAAGCCGGGACCGACGAAGTCCAGGAAGTCAAGGAGTTCGTCGAAGACGAGATGGGCGCAACGGGCGTCATCCACGACGGCCCCGTCGGCATCGGTGTCAAGCCGATCACGGAGTTCGGAACGAAGCGACTCGTCCGTGAGGCTATCGACTACGCTCTCGAGAACGACCGCGACTCCGTTACCCTCGTCCACAAGGGTAACATCATGAAGTTCACCGAGGGGCAGTTCCGCGACTGGGGCTACGAAGTCGCAGAAGAGGAATACGGTGACGAGGTCATCACCGAGGACACTCTCTGGGAGGAGAAAGACGGCGAAGCGCCCGACGACGCCGTCGTCGTCAACGACCGCATCGCCGACAACATGCTCCAGCAGATCCTCACCCGCACCGACGAGTACGACGTCGTCGCGACGATGAACCTGAACGGGGACTACATGTCCGACGCCTGTGGTGCCCAGATCGGTGGCCTCGGCATCGCGCCCGGCGCCAACTTCGGTGAGGGCCTGATGCTCGCCGAGCCCGTCCACGGCTCCGCACCCAAGTACGAGGGTCAGGACAAGGTCAACCCGACCGCGATGATCCTCTCGGGCCGCATGATGCTCGAGTACATGGGCTGGGACGACGCCGCCGACCTCGTCCGCGACGCCGTCGAGGAGACCATCTCCTCGGGCAAGGTCACCTACGACCTCGAGCGCCAGCTCGAGGACGCCGAGAAGCTCGCCACCAGCGAGTTCGCTGAGGAAGTCGTCAACAACATCGAGAAACTGGCATAA
- a CDS encoding DUF5817 domain-containing protein, whose product MYAVVGCSECSNLWIIEGRSETTQCPRCGARKAYEKRKKFVETDDAAHARDVRASMLANRQGEGEAFAKLDSFAELEADVADGVVDETEYLEESGLNVDEVEAAGDRDPRGPSPSGSKQDIVKRALKALEEPTEDEVVAYAGERGVSAGYVQKALEKLMRRGVVSESRGQYRLL is encoded by the coding sequence ATGTACGCCGTCGTCGGTTGCAGCGAGTGTTCGAACCTCTGGATCATCGAGGGCCGATCGGAGACGACCCAGTGTCCCCGCTGTGGCGCGCGCAAGGCCTACGAAAAGCGCAAGAAGTTCGTCGAGACCGACGACGCGGCCCACGCTCGCGACGTGCGCGCGTCGATGCTCGCAAACCGGCAGGGAGAGGGTGAAGCGTTCGCTAAACTGGATTCCTTTGCCGAACTCGAGGCCGACGTGGCCGACGGCGTCGTCGACGAGACGGAGTACCTCGAGGAATCCGGGCTGAACGTCGACGAGGTCGAAGCAGCTGGCGACCGCGATCCACGCGGACCGAGTCCGAGCGGCAGCAAACAGGATATCGTAAAGCGGGCGCTCAAGGCCCTCGAGGAACCGACCGAAGACGAGGTCGTCGCGTACGCGGGCGAGCGCGGGGTGTCTGCGGGATACGTTCAGAAGGCGCTCGAGAAACTCATGCGACGCGGGGTCGTCAGCGAAAGTCGCGGGCAGTATCGGCTCCTCTGA
- a CDS encoding cupin domain-containing protein yields the protein MERVSLTDSDPSEAADGVHLALLAGTESMNVQHFEIEPGAVVEEHSHPHEQTGFICEGELVFVVQNEELVCGPGDSYAIPGDQPHAAENRGDETVRGVDIFSPPRENPNWQE from the coding sequence ATGGAACGCGTTTCCCTAACCGACAGTGACCCCTCGGAAGCCGCCGATGGCGTCCATCTGGCGCTGCTTGCCGGCACCGAGTCGATGAACGTCCAGCATTTCGAGATCGAACCCGGCGCGGTCGTCGAGGAACACAGTCATCCCCACGAACAGACCGGATTCATTTGCGAGGGCGAACTCGTGTTCGTCGTCCAGAACGAGGAACTCGTCTGTGGGCCCGGGGATTCGTATGCGATTCCCGGTGATCAGCCCCATGCAGCCGAAAACCGCGGTGACGAGACTGTTCGCGGTGTCGACATTTTCAGCCCACCACGGGAGAACCCGAACTGGCAGGAGTAG
- the hmgA gene encoding hydroxymethylglutaryl-CoA reductase (NADPH) has product MTDPEELAERVRDGDVRIHELEDHADDDTAAEARRLFVERETNADLETVGEYAFPAEQAEPNIENMIGAAQVPMGVVGPVSVHGGAANGDHYLPLATTEGALLASVNRGLAVIRAAGGADARVTKNGMTRAPVFRVDGVAEAAETVEWVEDNLETLRDAAESTTSHGELLDVEPYVVGDSVYLRFAYDTKDAMGMNMATIATGEACEVVEAETPASLVALSGNLCSDKKPAAINAVEGRGRSVTADVVIPGELVEDRLHTTADAIAEANTRKNLIGSAKAGSLGFNAHAANVVGAAFLATGQDEAQVVEGANTITTMNTREREDGTTDLYASVSLASLEVGTVGGGTKLPTQAEALEVLGLRGGGDPPGSNADALAEIIAVGALAGELSLLGALSSRHLASAHEDLGR; this is encoded by the coding sequence ATGACCGATCCCGAGGAACTCGCCGAGCGCGTCCGCGACGGCGACGTTCGCATTCACGAACTCGAGGACCACGCCGACGACGACACCGCTGCCGAAGCACGTCGATTGTTCGTCGAACGCGAGACCAATGCCGACCTCGAGACCGTCGGCGAGTACGCCTTCCCCGCCGAGCAGGCGGAGCCGAACATCGAGAACATGATCGGTGCGGCACAGGTGCCGATGGGTGTCGTCGGCCCTGTCTCCGTCCACGGCGGTGCGGCCAACGGCGACCACTACCTGCCGCTGGCGACGACCGAGGGCGCGTTGCTGGCGTCGGTCAATCGCGGGCTCGCCGTGATCCGCGCGGCGGGCGGCGCGGACGCGCGTGTGACGAAAAACGGGATGACCCGCGCGCCGGTCTTCCGGGTCGACGGCGTCGCCGAGGCCGCAGAAACAGTCGAATGGGTCGAGGACAACCTCGAGACGCTACGCGACGCCGCCGAGTCGACGACGAGCCACGGCGAACTGCTCGACGTCGAACCCTACGTCGTCGGCGACTCCGTCTACCTGCGCTTTGCCTACGACACCAAAGATGCGATGGGGATGAACATGGCCACGATCGCCACCGGCGAGGCCTGCGAGGTCGTCGAGGCCGAAACCCCTGCCTCGCTCGTGGCACTCTCCGGAAACCTCTGTTCGGACAAGAAACCCGCTGCCATCAATGCCGTCGAGGGACGGGGCCGCTCCGTGACCGCCGACGTTGTGATCCCCGGCGAACTCGTCGAGGACCGTCTGCATACCACCGCCGACGCGATCGCCGAGGCTAACACCCGCAAGAACCTGATCGGCAGCGCCAAAGCGGGCAGCCTTGGATTCAACGCCCACGCCGCAAACGTCGTCGGCGCGGCCTTCCTCGCGACCGGCCAGGACGAGGCCCAGGTCGTCGAAGGCGCGAACACCATCACCACCATGAACACCCGCGAGCGCGAGGACGGCACTACCGACCTCTACGCCAGCGTCTCGCTGGCCTCGCTCGAGGTTGGCACCGTCGGCGGCGGAACGAAACTGCCCACACAGGCCGAAGCGCTCGAGGTTCTCGGACTGCGTGGCGGTGGCGACCCACCGGGCTCGAACGCCGACGCGCTCGCCGAGATCATCGCCGTCGGCGCGCTCGCAGGTGAACTCTCCCTGCTCGGCGCGCTGTCCTCGCGACATCTCGCGAGTGCCCACGAGGATCTGGGTCGCTAA
- a CDS encoding DUF5814 domain-containing protein produces MAITDKIYIKNHRQLSSQLETNIPKGAFKGATLDMLFQGEGLEKLDDATRDRVLDFTQDFLDCDCDNNPYCGCPERKFIQYLLELRAQGLGPDAIVDVMTDEYMVYAYPGDVLSFLDNAVRTLEAAEGLARVDGAGEAHDEIRQAKQDLAR; encoded by the coding sequence GTGGCCATCACCGACAAGATCTACATCAAGAACCACCGCCAGCTCAGCTCCCAGCTCGAGACGAACATCCCCAAGGGGGCGTTCAAAGGGGCGACGCTCGATATGCTCTTTCAGGGCGAGGGCCTCGAGAAACTCGACGACGCGACCCGCGATCGGGTTCTCGATTTTACGCAGGACTTCCTCGATTGTGACTGCGATAACAACCCCTACTGTGGCTGCCCAGAGCGGAAGTTTATCCAGTATCTCCTCGAGTTGCGCGCACAGGGGTTAGGTCCGGATGCGATCGTCGACGTGATGACGGACGAATACATGGTGTATGCCTATCCGGGCGACGTGCTCTCGTTTCTCGACAACGCCGTCCGCACGCTCGAGGCCGCCGAGGGGCTTGCCCGCGTCGATGGCGCGGGCGAGGCTCACGACGAGATTCGGCAGGCGAAGCAGGATCTCGCGCGCTGA
- a CDS encoding aldo/keto reductase: protein MSHDSITNESETFEIGETTVHRLGFGAMRLCGDDIIGAPNDETAAREVVRHAVDCGVDFIDTADSYGPAVSERLIGEAIGDRDDVVVATKAGLLRNDAGDWIAHGDPDYIRNQALTSLDRLQTDTIDLYQFHRPDDDTPFEDSIAAFAELKDDGLVDEVGVSNVSAELLDRAREQVEIATVQNRYNLNDRGSREVLEICADDGIGFIPWAPIDGDDLAAHGDLLDDIAADYDATRRQVALAWLLERADVMLPIPGTSDLEHLSSNVAASQLSLSDAEIQRLTDAAE from the coding sequence GTGAGCCACGACTCGATCACAAACGAGAGCGAGACGTTCGAAATCGGCGAGACGACCGTCCACCGCCTCGGCTTCGGTGCGATGCGACTCTGTGGCGACGACATTATCGGCGCGCCCAACGACGAGACGGCTGCACGCGAGGTGGTCCGCCATGCCGTCGACTGCGGCGTCGACTTCATCGATACGGCAGACTCCTACGGCCCTGCCGTCAGCGAACGGTTGATCGGCGAGGCGATCGGCGACCGAGACGACGTGGTTGTCGCGACCAAGGCGGGGCTGCTGCGCAACGACGCGGGCGACTGGATCGCGCACGGCGATCCGGACTACATTCGCAATCAGGCACTCACCTCGCTCGACCGGTTGCAAACCGACACGATCGACCTCTACCAGTTTCACCGACCCGACGACGACACGCCATTCGAGGACTCGATCGCGGCGTTCGCAGAACTCAAAGACGACGGGCTCGTCGACGAGGTCGGTGTCAGTAACGTCTCTGCCGAACTCCTCGACCGTGCGCGCGAGCAGGTCGAAATCGCGACCGTCCAGAACCGGTACAATCTGAACGATCGCGGGAGTCGGGAGGTCCTCGAGATCTGTGCCGACGACGGCATCGGCTTCATCCCGTGGGCACCGATCGATGGCGATGATCTGGCCGCACACGGCGATCTCCTTGACGACATCGCTGCAGATTACGACGCGACACGGCGGCAGGTCGCGCTGGCGTGGCTGCTCGAGCGTGCCGACGTCATGCTCCCGATTCCGGGCACGTCCGATCTCGAGCATCTCTCGTCGAACGTTGCTGCCTCGCAACTGTCGCTGTCAGATGCGGAAATCCAGCGACTGACCGACGCTGCGGAGTGA
- a CDS encoding GNAT family N-acetyltransferase, with translation MDELEAQIADTEQEREDAFAVRHEVFVKEQGVDDTLEYDAHDATATHFVAYDGDEPIGAARLREYEDGVGKVERVAVRASRREAGVGRALMERLEQHAAAVGFDTLTLHSQTQAADFYRTLGYERRGATFEEAGIPHVEMRKSLE, from the coding sequence ATGGACGAACTCGAGGCACAGATCGCTGACACCGAACAGGAACGCGAAGACGCCTTCGCGGTTCGTCACGAAGTATTCGTCAAGGAACAGGGCGTCGACGACACACTGGAGTACGACGCACACGACGCGACGGCGACCCACTTCGTCGCGTACGACGGCGATGAGCCGATCGGCGCAGCACGGCTGCGCGAGTACGAAGATGGGGTCGGGAAGGTCGAACGCGTTGCGGTCCGCGCGTCACGACGCGAAGCCGGCGTCGGTCGGGCACTGATGGAACGACTCGAGCAACACGCAGCGGCAGTCGGGTTCGACACACTGACGCTCCACTCACAGACGCAGGCAGCCGACTTCTATCGCACTCTGGGCTACGAGCGCCGCGGCGCGACGTTCGAGGAGGCCGGCATTCCACACGTCGAGATGCGGAAGTCTCTCGAATAG